Part of the Erpetoichthys calabaricus chromosome 1 unlocalized genomic scaffold, fErpCal1.3 SUPER_1_unloc_6, whole genome shotgun sequence genome, cagcacctctcaagctccatcaggatcgttcagtttagatggccggccagctctaggaagagtcctggtggtttcaaatttcttccacttacggatgatggaggccactgtgctcattgggaccttcaaagcagcagaaatttttctgtaaccttccccagagacaatcctgtcttggatttctacagacaattcctttgacttcatgcttggtttgtgctctgacatgaactgtcaactgtgggaccttctatagacaggtgtgtgcctttccaaatcatatccagtcaactgaatttaccacaggtggactccaatgaagctgcagaaacatctcaaggatgatcaggggaagcaggatgcacctgagctcaattttgagcttcatggcaaaggctgtgaatacttatgtacatgtgctttctcagttttgttatttttaataaatttgcaaaaacctcaaacttttttcacgttgtcattatggggtgttgtgtgtagaattctgaggaaaaaaatgaatttaatctattttggaataaggctgtaacataacaaaatgtggaaacagtgatgcgctgtaaatactttccggatgcactgtatctggtTTTCCAGAATGTTAAATGAACGACATGTAAACACAATAcagatatttttttcatgctCTTTGGAATTCTGGTAGAATTGATggcaaaaaaaatgcatgaattgtATTTTTGATACCATCTGAACGCACATCTGACCAAATGCAAGTGGTGAAAGCCCGTGTAGATGGTCTGATTTGCTGCAATGAGCAGAAAAACATTTTGGTTTTCAATCTGCGCTCACCAGACACTACAGACGGTAGAAAAATGCTCAGTTCAGACATCCGCGTGGACAGGGTCTAAGATTATATAAAAGAAGTGTATGACTTAAAATTGCTGGATGAGTCATCCAATGTGACATCACCCTAAGATTGCAAACCCCATACCCATTATCTAAGctgctcctccttcatttgtcccatTTCTTAACATAATCCTGAGGCCTAACTTTTATAAACCTTCCTTAACATTAACTGATAACAGAATTCTGGGACCCCAATAGCACTGAATGTTTAATCAGAGTAGTGAATATtgttgacacacaactgtacaAGATGGCCTCCTTCTTCTTATAGCCTACTAGACCCTCCATTCATTCCCAAACTCATTTTACCCCTCATTTGATATGAAAAGTGATGAGTTACTGTCAATTTGCTATGAACTGTCTGActtgacatcagctttaactGACAGGATGTTATAAGCATCACATGTCTTTAGATCAGTTTTAATTGAATTGATTCCTGTTTTTATCCACAGACAGATGGTAAACTCTGCCAATTACTGTAACGTttaaatggatgtgaaagaggagacATGTGAGGTTGACCTGAATATCATGGAGGAGAGGACCATAAatgttaaggaggaggactgtgagtgggagagTGTCCACTCCAAACAGGAGAGTCTGGACATCAAGGAAGAGGACTGTGAACTGGGGTCAGTGTGTtttaaagaggaagatgaagaggagtGTGTCAGCACTGAGATACACAACTGTAGGAGTATGGAGAGTGTCAAGGAAGATGACCTTCATTATGGAGATCAAGATGGAGCAGTGACCGGGTTAGTCTCTTCTCATAGCAGACACTCTTCATCTCCGGAGGCTTCtatcaatgtaaaatatgaatcattacagtctgacACAAAGATGACTGAAGACATTTCATCTCCTAGAACTGAGGAAGGTCATCCACCACCTAAGACGGACATTAAGGAAGAAGACCGTGAACTGGCGTCAGTGTGTtttaaagaggaagatgaagaggagtGTGTCAGCCCTGAGGTGGCCAGCTATAGGAGTATGGAGAGTGTCAAGGAAGATGACCTTCATTATGAACATCAAGATGAAGCAGTGACCGGGTTAGTCTCTTCTCAGAGCAGACACTCTTCATCTCCAGAGTCTTCTATCAATGTACAatatgaatcattacagtctgacACAAAGATGACTGAAGACATTTCATCTCCTAGAACTGAGGAAGGTCATCCACCACCTAAGACGGACATTAAGGAAGAAGACCGTGAACTGGCATCAGTGTGTtttaaagaggaagatgaagaggagtGTGTCAGCCCTGAGGTGGCCAGCTATAGGAGTATGGAGAGTGTCAAGGAAGATGACCTTCATTATGAACATCAAGATGGAGCAGTGACTGCGTTAGTCTCTTCTCAGAGCAGACACTCTTCATCTCTGGAGTCTTCTATCAATGTACAatatgaatcattacagtctgacACAAAGGGGACTGAAGGAGTTTCCTCTCCTAGAACTGAGGAAGGTCAACCACCACCTAAGACGTCATCTGAAACAagtaagtgaaaataaaaatgagtgtacGTCTTAGGGTCAGGGTTATGGGCCTGAAAGTGCTGTCTTGTGCTTTTTTAAGTGAAACTTAGATGAgatttcaaacaaaattaaacaaacagtaaaacacaGCTTCACTATATTTTTACAAGTTTAGGAGTTTTCTGTTCTTCCATTATAGTTTGTAACATTAAGCAAACTTTCTAAACCTGTCTTTAGTTAAAGTGATAAACAGACGTGCAGTTGcaagaaaaagtttgtgaaccctttggatTTTCTGCTGTAATTTCTCCTAACAGTGTGGTGTGATCTTCAATTAAGTCCCTAAAAATCGACAAACACTATGATGTTAAATAATAAGAGTTAGACTTCTCGTCATTCCTGAATACCTTGTTTAAACCTGAACAGTCCAGTTTGTGACCCCTGTCTTTACTAACTTGCTGATCCTCCTTTATCTCCAATGACCTCCACCACACATTTCCTGCAGCTGTTGCTCAGTTTTCAATTTTACTTCCTTCCTCCTTTCCAGAATTTTCAGTTCCTTGATGTCTCtggtggtatcgctgctgcctcgcagttaggagacccgggtttacttcccaggtcctccttgcgtggactctgcatgttctccccgtgtctgtgtgggtttcctctcacagtccaaagacatgcaggttaggtgcattggttatcctaaattgtccctagtgtgtgtgcttggtgtgtctgtgccctgcggtaggctggcaccctgccctggatttgttcctgccttgtgcccagtgttgtctgggattggctccagcagacccatgtgacactgtgttaggatatagcgggttggacaataactgactgactgatgtcTGTGGGATTCCTTGAATGATCAGCTGACTTGAGGTAAAGCTCTGTGTTCTGATTGGCCAGTGCAGAACACCAGTTTTGCTCAGTTTAAGCCTTTCTCTTGtagatttcttcttttcttcctgccTCAACGGGTTGTCTTTAGATTCAGTGGTGGGTTCAGAGTGTTTGGTAAAGCACATTCGTTTAGTATCCCAAACAGCGGCTGGTGCCTATTTTTTATTACATCGATATCTAGTTCAGTATTGCTTTGGTGGAGATGTCTAATAGTTTGGTGTTCAGgtgcaattttttgtttttcttgcatatacacttttttcatttttaatttttttttgtgaattctttggtttttattgtgtgtagtttttttcgtgactgattttgttttttctttctcttctcttaagGAAGGCCACGGTTTtgagtatatacatttttatctttatttttaattttgggactggaaaatccactgtatattttgctcactatttttgattgggacatttttgtttttgtgcacctgtaaataaaacccacttttgttttggaGATGCCAcctttctgtgtctgtgtttcCATATCTGACTTTTCTCAAATCTGATCCTGGTCAGTcctgaactacaagatgcccaccGTGTAGTTTGGTGCCAACCTTGCCAATACATGGGGTGTCACAATCTGGCTTTGTTCTTCTTCTGAGAGTGAAGGATCATACCTGGCATTGTAGTGCCTCTCCTCTGTGCCCTGTGCTTCAGGAATGGTGTAAAGCAACATTGTCTGATGTTGTAGTCACTGTCACCTGGCACAAGTAATGACTTGATtgatgttacaatgaatagttcaGGTCATATTAGACACTGAGGGATCAGCAGGTAACTTCACCAATGCACAGTTCACCACgtacagcaccatcacatctTCCAATGCTACTCTGcctcaaaaaaaatgaatcacgggtTGAGCGAGGCCACGGAGACGTGACGTTTGTCAgtcacatcttggatgacttgtgtattaatggagtgtcactgcttacggttaacaaaaCCAGCTTCAATCTTGCTCAGTGTCCCTATTGCAATACGAGTGCTGTATAGTGCTTCGATTgagttaggagagctggacacgGCTACTGATTACTGTTTTATGTTGTCAGAAACATGTCATGTGTTATgtgtgtacacccacaccatacgaaCACCTCATGTAGTGCATTAGCAGTCAGTTAatgacttccagcacagcagacatAATGGAGTGAAGCTTAGCCGAGATACTGTTGAGGTGTCAGCCAGttcactgagaagtgacaacacctAGCCGAGATAAAGTGATGACAAAACAGAATTTCTTTAGTGCAAATACGTATCATTGGAGCTcttaaagggaactaaaatacagtctgtacatcatagtcATCATTTCTGAGGTGTCATGTTTGTCACTTCAACACACTTTATAAGAACAGCTCagtgaaattaattattattcttgcgagttgtcatttagctggtttggttgCATTTTACTATTTGATCAaaggtgtcgtcatttcccagtttctctgtaatattatgtatgtatgcattGGTCAGAGTTGCACTAAATATAAGTTATTtcccctgtcaagttttcttttgtaaatctcaATATTTGAATGGGCATATACTCATGTTCAGTCTCATTTTGTgtctactcaagctttataaaggaGGGCTCAGGACTTTCACTAGTCTACCTATAGAGAgatctcaccccaggcagcctgactcCAAACTCAACAGGAGGCTTCAGCActcacaggcccaaaatggattGCTGGCTTAGATAATTATAATAAAGCTCTTATCAAATGTAAAGAACCACCAATATAAGAGCTAGGGTGGTCCTTCAGAAGTGACATTAATGTGGTCCTGTCTCTTAGTgtctcacccacaaaacacaaagatatTTGGATAATTGAtaacacaatataaacaaaacatgaaattacaTAACTAAATGAAAGGGcaagaaatatttgaaaaacaacaaaagcactAAATAAGCAAAGATGTTCTTTGGAATGCTTTTATTAGCTTTTCCAGCTTTATTCTTATCTCCCTTTCATATAATGTTCTCTTCACAATCTTTAAGAGTTATCTTGATGTGATGTTGAGACACCTTAACTGTTAGCTAAACCAACAAGCTTGATGGTGTGATGAATGGTCTCCTCgtctgttacatttcttatgttcttgttctGTATGTTCATGAGCAAATCTTTATTGAGAAGAGACGGCTTTGtcagtgtaatgggctagaattcagtattctaaaaaaaatgacattttggtgtgttgcttagtgtcatgggctataaaccagtgttttaaagaaaaggcagaatttctggaaaatgatggctgatggctatctacaggacacaaatatttacctgtcttgctaaagagtcacctgctttgaatagtcagcctgctttgatttagtatctcgtctacacacaatgtggggatacacaactgtctgcttccttggaaaattaacaagttctggggacactggtttctaatcaagtactcaaagtaaatgtgtttacactatttgttatacagaggagattggcttgcaccattgttttcactgattaccatgttcatctatgcagaaattgaagtatatatatatttctgggaaaaggagaataaaggtagaagagaacagagaagtatggtctgagacttgggactgctgtctgtttcttttatgttttacaccatattgctgtggctacaccctgtagcaacagtgacttgtacctggcccaggttcccctaggcctgaggtcggtaacatcAGCACCCACATTGCTTCCCTGTTTCTGTCTGAGTGCCTCCAAGCCACACCTCCAGTCTCCTCTCATTGGTTGAACACCTCACTTGACGGGACTGTAAAGGTTTAAATGACGTGTTCAGCATTGACAGTCcagttgtttgtgtgttatgAGTTTAGGTTGATTGTGTTTGTTAGTTATTGTTGTGcagttgaagatcagaccacattctCAGGAGGAATTTGGGATGAAATTCAGGAGATTATGAagagttcacaaacttttttcttGCATCTGTGgagatatttaaattaaattgaagatTTTAAACAACACATTCTCAGAGTGTGTTCTGTCTTTAGCTAACAGTTTGGTGTTTGGCCTGTTTGTGTTGTAATGTGTACAAATTCTTTACAGAGTGGgtcacagacacatggagtaagtgaccaagtagtgtgttagacagtaggagtttaggggctttcaaaactcaacttgatgttattttagaagaattaagtggatagggctggtgagctttgctgggctgagtgTCCTGTTATCGTCCAGATTGCTCAAACAGATCTGCAGTCGCCTGAGGGAGAAATTACAGACTTTTTGCTATCTCGGctcttcactttcctttttgCTTCCtctccccaggcagggtgccagcccaccgcagggcacacacacaccaggggcctcatgtataacgccatgcgtagaactcacactataacatggcgtaagcacaaaagcgggattgtgcgtacgcacagaaaaatccagatgcaggaatctgtgcgcacgcatactttcacgttcttccactacataaatcccgatcagcgtcaaaagtaacgcacgtgcacgcgccttctgtccgccccaactcctcccagaattacgcctctttgaatatgcaaatcaatataaatagccttctgtgaaaagacaatgggaaaagcacaggggaaactataagaatttcagcgaataccaagtggaggcaaaggaaaaacgtactattt contains:
- the LOC127526434 gene encoding uncharacterized protein LOC127526434, whose protein sequence is MDVKEETCEVDLNIMEERTINVKEEDCEWESVHSKQESLDIKEEDCELGSVCFKEEDEEECVSTEIHNCRSMESVKEDDLHYGDQDGAVTGLVSSHSRHSSSPEASINVKYESLQSDTKMTEDISSPRTEEGHPPPKTDIKEEDRELASVCFKEEDEEECVSPEVASYRSMESVKEDDLHYEHQDEAVTGLVSSQSRHSSSPESSINVQYESLQSDTKMTEDISSPRTEEGQPPPKTSSETSK